A stretch of DNA from Terriglobia bacterium:
AGATAAAGGGGCCGCCGATGCAGAAACCCATCACCGAGAACTTGTCGATTTTCAGATGGTCCATGAGGCCGAGCTGGTCATCGGCATAGGATTCCCACGGCCGGCCGACCTCGACTGGCCCGGTGGACTGGCCGCTTGGGGCGTTGCGCAGGTCCGCCGTGATACAGCGATATTCTCCCTTGAACTGCTCGATCGCATTGAAGGGCGAATTCCCGGTAAAGAAGGAAATAGTCGAGTTCAATCCTCCACCCGGGATCAGTAACAGCGGGAAGCCGGAACCGGCCTCCTCATAGTAGATACGAACCGGACCTTTTTCGTAGAACTTGCCGGCCGGTTTTTTGCCCGGCTGCTGAGCAAACCCGCGCGGCAGGGCGGCCGTGGCGCCTGCCGCAGCTCCCGCCGCCAGTATGGTGCGTCTGGTCCAACTCATAATCAGCATCCCCTCAGTGATCTGTCGGCGAGAAGGCAGCATAGCACAGGTTCTCGTTGTTAGTTTTGTTGCGGATTCCAGCCGCAGTCCCAAATCCTGGAGAGCGTCGGATACTGTCTGACACCCGGGATCGTCAGGGGCGCGCGGTTCTGCGTATATGTATCAGGGCCAGCGCAAGTCCAGCGCGATC
This window harbors:
- a CDS encoding alpha/beta hydrolase, with translation MSWTRRTILAAGAAAGATAALPRGFAQQPGKKPAGKFYEKGPVRIYYEEAGSGFPLLLIPGGGLNSTISFFTGNSPFNAIEQFKGEYRCITADLRNAPSGQSTGPVEVGRPWESYADDQLGLMDHLKIDKFSVMGFCIGGPFIWSLLKRAPTRIAAAVLAQPVGWRPEMRDPKYAGAFWKGWGATLIAKRPEISLQTTDQFVTRMFETDPDFVFTVTRDFVRSCQNPVLILPDDVPAHPLAVAMECAMLAPKAEVSIFPWKEPKERIPLAVRQIHSFLKAHRPA